In the genome of Sulfuricella sp., one region contains:
- a CDS encoding polymer-forming cytoskeletal protein produces MFGKKSTKPQSRIDSLIAHGTRIEGDISFSGGLRVDGEVIGNVRAEAGQASTLVLSEQARVEGVIEVSHLVVNGTIAGPVHVSEYVELQSKSRVSGDVYYKTLEMHVGAVVEGKLVHQEKLALPSPKAVAGSIVVD; encoded by the coding sequence ATGTTTGGTAAAAAGAGCACGAAACCACAAAGCCGGATTGATAGCCTGATTGCTCACGGTACCAGGATTGAGGGCGATATTTCATTTTCCGGCGGTTTGCGTGTTGATGGTGAAGTGATTGGTAACGTCCGGGCTGAGGCCGGGCAGGCTAGCACGCTGGTACTTTCAGAGCAGGCGCGGGTCGAGGGGGTAATCGAGGTTTCTCACCTGGTGGTCAATGGCACGATTGCAGGGCCGGTGCATGTTTCCGAGTATGTCGAACTTCAGTCAAAATCCAGAGTCTCAGGGGATGTTTACTACAAAACATTAGAGATGCATGTGGGTGCCGTTGTCGAGGGCAAACTGGTGCACCAGGAAAAATTGGCGTTGCCATCGCCGAAAGCTGTTGCCGGCTCAATAGTAGTTGACTAA
- a CDS encoding DUF6776 family protein produces the protein MSFLRARRRKYHMALRRVAVRSHLAWYWRGAFVIIALGVVVALVWRLYVADGDLAGSEREASGEGVEQLKVRIRQLETENALLRSARVKYDRHTQIDTEAQKSLERDLGALQEENATLREELAFIRGMSSTDRSGALNIQRFTVKNARSGYYHFQLLVVQAGQKERVFRGRLQLVVKAQDGGGKHVLVFPGNTVEDDKFKINLKSYQSIEGDFQLAPGLVVTSVEARIFSEGSSQLKLSKLVSLS, from the coding sequence ATGAGTTTTCTACGCGCCAGGAGACGTAAGTACCATATGGCCTTGCGCCGGGTGGCAGTGCGTTCTCACTTGGCGTGGTACTGGCGTGGCGCGTTTGTGATTATTGCTCTGGGAGTTGTCGTGGCGCTGGTCTGGCGGCTTTATGTTGCCGACGGGGATCTGGCCGGCTCAGAACGTGAGGCCTCCGGGGAAGGTGTTGAGCAGTTGAAGGTCAGGATCAGGCAGCTTGAAACTGAGAACGCGCTGCTTCGGTCAGCTCGGGTTAAATATGACCGGCATACCCAGATTGACACGGAAGCGCAGAAAAGCCTGGAGCGTGATCTTGGTGCTCTGCAGGAAGAGAATGCCACGCTCAGGGAAGAACTGGCTTTCATTCGCGGAATGAGTTCGACCGATCGTTCCGGCGCGCTGAACATCCAGCGTTTTACGGTGAAAAATGCGCGCTCCGGCTATTACCACTTTCAACTGCTAGTGGTTCAGGCGGGGCAAAAAGAGCGCGTTTTTCGCGGCCGTCTTCAGCTTGTGGTGAAGGCTCAGGATGGTGGCGGGAAGCATGTGCTGGTTTTCCCGGGCAATACGGTGGAGGATGATAAATTCAAGATCAATCTGAAGTCCTATCAGAGTATCGAGGGGGATTTTCAGCTTGCTCCGGGCTTGGTGGTCACGAGTGTTGAGGCGCGTATTTTCAGCGAAGGGTCATCCCAGCTAAAACTAAGCAAGTTGGTAAGTTTGTCTTGA